The genome window TGCGGAGTGTCCACTGCCTCGATTGTCAATGTAGACAAGCTGCATTTCTTCTGCCAGAGGAGTCAGACCGGGCTTGTAGCCTGTATGATCGCCTCCGGGTCCGCCATGCAGGACAAAGCAGACTGGCTTTTGCCGCAGGATCGGGCCATCGGGCACCCATCCCATTCCTTCCACATCAAAGAAAATGCGCGTTCCATTTATGTGTGCGTACATACGCGGTCACTCCTTTTTCTCATGAGTACAGATGGCACCTGACCATTTGTCCGTTCACCGTCGTTTCCTTTGGCACCTCGGTACGGCAAATGTCCATGCACGATTGGCAGCGCGGATGAAAGCGGCACCCGGCAGGAGGATTCGCAGGTGAAGGCAGATCACCTTGCAGAATGATGCGCTCCTTTTTCTCATCCGGGTCGGAAACGGGTATGGCTGATATCAACGCTCGGGTATACGGATGCAGCGGATTTTGAAAGAGGGCTGCCTTGTCGGACAGCTCGACGATCTCGCCCAGATACATCACGGCCACCCGATCGGAGATGTGTTCGACCACGCCCAGATCGTGGGAAATAAAGATGTACGTCATGCCGAATTGCTCCTGAAGGTCCTGGAGAAGATTCAAGATTTGTGATTGAATGGACACGTCCAGTGCAGAGACCGGTTCATCCGCGACGATCAGCTGGGGCCGAAGCATGAGCGCCCTGGCGATCCCGATCCGCTGACGCTGCCCGCCGGAAAATTGATGGGGATAGCGGTCCAGATGAGACACATTCAGACCGACGATGCGGACCGTCTCCTCGATCAAGGACGACCGCTGTTCCTTGGGCACCTGCTGGGCGACCAGCGGCTCCTCCAATATTTTGCGGATCGTCAGCTTTGGATTCAGCGTAGCAAACGGGTCCTGAAACACCATTTGCAGCTGGCTGCGCATGGCACGCATTTCTTTGGCCGTCAGCTTCGTCAGGTCTTTGCCGCGGAACCAGATTTCTCCGGATGTCGGCTTCAAGAGTCGCAAAAGGCAGCGCCCTGTCGTCGATTTCCCGCAGCCGGACTCGCCGACGATGCTCAAGGTCTCTCCT of Brevibacillus choshinensis contains these proteins:
- a CDS encoding ABC transporter ATP-binding protein, which produces MNKTLLEVKGLKKHFASKKGWFGSAEYVQAVNGISLTVHEGETLSIVGESGCGKSTTGRCLLRLLKPTSGEIWFRGKDLTKLTAKEMRAMRSQLQMVFQDPFATLNPKLTIRKILEEPLVAQQVPKEQRSSLIEETVRIVGLNVSHLDRYPHQFSGGQRQRIGIARALMLRPQLIVADEPVSALDVSIQSQILNLLQDLQEQFGMTYIFISHDLGVVEHISDRVAVMYLGEIVELSDKAALFQNPLHPYTRALISAIPVSDPDEKKERIILQGDLPSPANPPAGCRFHPRCQSCMDICRTEVPKETTVNGQMVRCHLYS